The DNA region TGGCCGCCTCGGCCGCTGCGGTAGACGGGGAAGCGGTCGGCCTCCAGCAGATCCTCGTCGCGCGCGCTGGTGCCGGCGGTGTAGAGCGGCGGATGCTCCAGCAGCCAGACCAGTTCCGGCGCGGTGCCGGCGCGGATCGCCTCGACGCGGGCCTCCATCTCGGCGATGGCGTCGGGGTAGGGCACCGGCTGGTCGGAGATGCGCCACTCGATCGGCCGCGGCCGGGCGGGCGTCTCGGGACAGGTCTGACCGGCGGGCGGGCTTGGCGGCAGGCTTGGCAGGGAGGTCATTCGATACGGTCTCTGGCGGTGTCGGCTGCTGTGTCGGCGGGGCGGCCGGAGGGCCGCTCCGAATTTTTCTTCGCGAACGATGATTGTAGCGCTTGATCGACCGTCGGGAAGCTGATATCTACCCGCTCCACCCGATGAGGCGCGCAAGCGGACGTCGGGAACTACCAGCCTGATGCGGTCGTGGCGGAATTGGTAGACGCGCAGCGTTGAGGTCGCTGTGGGGCAACCCGTGGAAGTTCGAGTCTTCTCGACCGCACCACTCTCCCATGCAGATGGGACCATCCCGGGGATACGGGAATGACGAAAAGCCCGCAGGTCGCAAGACCGAGCGGGCTTTTTCGTGTTCGGGCCTTACCCCGCCTCTCATCCCGCCGGCGGCGGCCTCCTCAGCGGAATTCGATATAGCGGTCGAGCGCGACGCGGCGCAGCGCGCGGACGATGTGGGGAAGGGCGCCGCTGGCGACGATGTGGCCGCCGGCCTCGCTGCAGCGGTTCGCCAGGATGAACAGCATGCCGATGGCCGCGGAGTCGATGAAGGTGACGAAGCGCAGGTCGATCGGCACCACCGGACTGGCGCCAAAATCCCATTCGCGCATCATGTCGTGGAAGCGGTTGCCGTCCTCGTAGGTGCAGCGGCCCGACAGCAGGATACCGTCGCGGTCGCCGACGGTGGTGAAGGCATACTCCATAGGCGCGTCCGGCCCCTCTCCCCATGATGCGGCACGCGGTAATGGGAGCACGAAGGGATGTTGCAGTGCAAGAGGGCGCCAGGGGCTTGGCGGGAAAAGCACCGGCAACGGCCGTTCCTTGCCCGGCCGGACTGGACAAACGGGGGCGGCGCCTCTATGTCGGGGGCGCTGCCGCCGGTGCCGCTCCCGTCCTTTACGCCGGGACCAAGGTACCGCGCGAAGGCCTTCCACAACCCGCATACCCCGAACGCCGCCGGCCTGCCGTCCGATGTCGCGGAGCCGCGTTGCCGTTGCCGTGCCGTCGGTGTCCATGCCGGCATTCGGGCTTTGCCATCGCCGAAGGGAGTGTGCCGGCATGCACACCGATCCCCATACCCCGGACCTGCGGCCGGACAGCGCCGCCCATCCCCATGGCCATCGTCCCATGGGCCATGAGGCGGAGGACGAACGTCCCTACGGCGTCGAGCCGGAGTTCGTGGAAGAGATCGTCGCCCTGCTGCGCGCCCGCGAACGCGACGCCGTTCTGGCGCGGCTGGAGGGGCTGCACGCCGCCGACATCGCCGACCTGATCGAGCAGGCCGACCCGGCCGAGCGCGCCGAACTGATCGACCTGCTGCCGGCGGAGCTGGACGGCGAGGTGCTGTCCAACCTGAACCCGGATCTGCGCGAATCGCTGATCGAGCGGTTCGAGCCGCAGGAGCTGGCCGCCGCCGTCGCCGACCTCGACACCGACGACGCCGTCGAGCTGATCGAGGATCTGGACGCGGTGACGCGGGCGCAGATCCTGGCGAACCTGCCCGACGCCGAACGCGCGCTGGTGCAGGAGAACCTGACCTACGCCGAGGACAGCGCCGGCCGCATGATGCAGCGCGAGCTGGTCGCGGTGCCGGAATACTGGACGGTGGGCGAGACCATCGACTTCGTCCGGGCGGCGACCGACACGCTGCCGGAGGATTTCTACGACATCTTCATCGTCGACCCGATGCATCGGGTGCGGGGCGCGGTGCCGTTGTCGCGCCTGCTGCGCCAGCGCCGGGCCGTGCGCATCGCCGATCTGGTCACCGGCGAGGTCGACGCGATCCCCGCCACCATGGAGCGGGCGGAGGTCGCCAACCTGTTCCGCCAATACGCGCTGGTCTCCGCCCCGGTGGTGGATGCCGTCGGCCGGCTGATCGGCGTCATCACCGTCGACGACGTGGTCCGCATCATCGACGAGGAGGCGGAGGACGACCTGCGCAAGCTGAGCGGGTCGGGCGACACCGGCGTGTTCAGCGGCATCGCCGACATCGCCCGCGGCCGTGTCGGCTGGCTGACCGTCAACCTCGTCACCGCCTTCCTGGCCTCGGGCGTCATCTCGCTGTTCGAGGGCACCATCGAGCAGATCGTGGCGCTGGCGGTGCTGATGCCCATCGTCGCCTCGATGGGCGGCAATGCCGGGACGCAGACGCTGACCGTCGTCGTCCGCGCGCTGGCGACGCACGAGCTGTCCTCCGCCAACGCCATGCGGGTGGTGGGGAAGGAGCTGCTGGTCGGGCTGATCAACGGCGGCATCTTCGCCGTGATGGTGGGGGTGATCGCGCTGGTCTGGTACGGCCCGATGATCGGCATCGTCATCGGGCTCGCCATGATCATCAATCTGGTGGTGGCGGGGCTCAGCGGCGCGCTGATCCCGCTGGGGCTGGAAAAGCTGGGCGTCGATCCCGCGGTGTCCAGCGCGGTGTTCCTGACCACCATCACCGACGTGATCGGCTTCCTGGCCTTCCTGGGGCTGGCGTCGGCGTTCCTGCTGTGAGCGCCGCCCCGGAACGGCCGGAAGGCCCCGTTCGAGCCGGTCAGGCCGTCATTTCGGCATCACGCAGAAGGTGGTCTGCTGCATCAGGGCGCAATCCTTCTCCACCCCGCCGTCCAGCATCGACACCTCGACCTGGGTGATGACCAGGGTGCGGCCCGGCTTCACCACGCGGGCGCGGGCGATCATGACGTCGCCCTTGGCCGGCGACATCAGGTTGATCTTGAATTCCACCGCCAGCACCTCCGCCCCGGCGGGCATCAGGGTGAGCGCGGCATAGCCCCCGGCATTGTCGGCCAGCGTGCTGACCATGCCGGCATGGAAGAAGCCGTGCTGCTGCGTCAGGTCGGCGCGGAAGGGCAGCCGCATCTCGCAGAAGCCGGGCTCCATCGCCGCCATCTCGATGCCGAGCGTCCTGCAGATCGGCTGCTGTTCGAAGGACGCGAGGCAGCGCGCCTTCCAGTCGGGGGTGCGGGGTTCGAAAATGGCGGGCACGGTCGTAGCTCTCCGGCTTTAGGGGCGATGCGCGACAGCCTGCGTCAGCCGCCGCGCCGGATCAAGCGGCCGATTGGACAGCCGCAAGAGGCACGCCCCCCTCGCCGTCAGCCGCCGATCAGGCCCATCTGGGGGCTGGAGGGTTCGGCATAGGCCCGCATCGGCATGCGGCCGGCCAGATGGGCGCCGCGCCCGGCGCTGACCGCGTCGCGCATCGCCGCCGCCATCCGCACCGGATCGCGCGCCTTCGACACCGCGGTGTTCAGCAGCACCGCGGCGCAGCCCAGCTCCATCGCCAGCGCCGCGTCGGACGCGGTGCCGATGCCGGCGTCCAGCACCACCGGCACCGGGCTGCGGGCGCAGATCGTCTCGATGGCGTGCGGGTTGCGGATGCCCATGCCGGAGCCGATGAAGGCGCCCAGCGGCATCACCGCCGCCGCGCCCAGGTCGGCCAGCTTGCGGCAGGTGACGGGATCGTCGTTGCAATAGGGCAGCACGACGAAGCCGTCGTTCACCAGCTCCTCCGTCGCGCGCAGCAACTCCTCCACGTCGGGATAGAGCAGCTCGCGGTCGCCGATGACCTCCAGCTTGATCCAGGGGGTATCCAGCGCCTCGCGCGACAGCTGGGCGGTCAGCACGGCTTCCTTCGCGGTCATGCAGCCGGCGGTGTTGGGCAGCAGCCCGACCGGGCCGGCGGGGCGGTTGGCGGTGGCGCGGGCCAGCACGTCGACGAGGCTTTCCGAATAGCCGTCCAGGCTGATGCGCCGGATCGCCAGCGTGACCAGTTCGCTGCCGCTGGCCTCCAGCGCGTCGAGCATCACCTGCTGGTTCGGATAGCCGGCGGTGCCGAGGAACAGGCGCGAGCCGAAGCCGCGACCCGCGATGGTGAGGGTATCGGGAATGGTTTTGGACATGGTGGGAGCCTTTTCCAAGGCCCTCTCCCGCGCCGGGGGAGGGAGGAGCCCGCCGAAGGCGGGAGGGTGAGGAGAAGACCAAGGATCGAGAACCGAACGGCTCCTTGCGCCACCCCTCATCCTTCCCATGCCCCGCATGGGCCCCTTCCCTCTTCCGGGGCGGGAGAGGGAAAACAGGTTCAGCCGCCCTGGATCGGGCGGACGATTTCGAGGCTGTCGCCGGGCTGGAGCGGGGTTTCCGGCCAGCGGCGGCGGGGAACCACGGCACCGTTCAGGGCGACGGCGACGCCGAGCGTCCCCTCGGCGATGCCGCGCGCGGCCAGAAGCTCGGCGACCGAGGCGGCGGACAGCGGCTCTTCGCGGCCGTTGACGCGGAGGACGGCGCTCATGCGGCGGCTCCCGCCGCAACGAAGCGGTCGGCGGCGAAGGGGCGCAGCAGCGGGTCGGTCTCGCCGGTCAGCACCAGCCGGGCGATGCCGTCGGCGGTGACCGGAGTCAGCAGGATGCCGTTGCGGTGGTGGCCGGTCGCATGGATCAGGCCGGGGATGCCGCTCTCGCCCAGGATCGGCGCGTCGTCGCGGCTGCCGGGGCGGAATCCGACCCAGGTCTCCTCGATCGGCAGTTCGGCGATGCCGGGCAGGGCGCGCCAGGCGCCTTCCAGCAGGGCGAACTGGCCGCCGGCGGTCAGCCGGTCGTCGAAGCCGCGCTCCTCCGTCGTGGCGCCGATCAGCAGCCGGCCATCCAGCCGGGGGATCAGGTAGGTGCCGGGCGTCCACACCACATGGCGCAGCAGCGGCAGCCGCTGGTCCATGCGCAGGCAGACCATCTGCCCCTTGATCGGCCGCACCGGCGGTTTCGCGGCGGGCGGCAGTCCCGGCACGCCGGCCGACCAGGCCCCGGCGGCCAGAACCACCCGGTCGGCC from Azospirillum ramasamyi includes:
- a CDS encoding STAS domain-containing protein; this translates as MEYAFTTVGDRDGILLSGRCTYEDGNRFHDMMREWDFGASPVVPIDLRFVTFIDSAAIGMLFILANRCSEAGGHIVASGALPHIVRALRRVALDRYIEFR
- a CDS encoding thiazole synthase: MSKTIPDTLTIAGRGFGSRLFLGTAGYPNQQVMLDALEASGSELVTLAIRRISLDGYSESLVDVLARATANRPAGPVGLLPNTAGCMTAKEAVLTAQLSREALDTPWIKLEVIGDRELLYPDVEELLRATEELVNDGFVVLPYCNDDPVTCRKLADLGAAAVMPLGAFIGSGMGIRNPHAIETICARSPVPVVLDAGIGTASDAALAMELGCAAVLLNTAVSKARDPVRMAAAMRDAVSAGRGAHLAGRMPMRAYAEPSSPQMGLIGG
- the mgtE gene encoding magnesium transporter yields the protein MHTDPHTPDLRPDSAAHPHGHRPMGHEAEDERPYGVEPEFVEEIVALLRARERDAVLARLEGLHAADIADLIEQADPAERAELIDLLPAELDGEVLSNLNPDLRESLIERFEPQELAAAVADLDTDDAVELIEDLDAVTRAQILANLPDAERALVQENLTYAEDSAGRMMQRELVAVPEYWTVGETIDFVRAATDTLPEDFYDIFIVDPMHRVRGAVPLSRLLRQRRAVRIADLVTGEVDAIPATMERAEVANLFRQYALVSAPVVDAVGRLIGVITVDDVVRIIDEEAEDDLRKLSGSGDTGVFSGIADIARGRVGWLTVNLVTAFLASGVISLFEGTIEQIVALAVLMPIVASMGGNAGTQTLTVVVRALATHELSSANAMRVVGKELLVGLINGGIFAVMVGVIALVWYGPMIGIVIGLAMIINLVVAGLSGALIPLGLEKLGVDPAVSSAVFLTTITDVIGFLAFLGLASAFLL
- the thiS gene encoding sulfur carrier protein ThiS, with amino-acid sequence MSAVLRVNGREEPLSAASVAELLAARGIAEGTLGVAVALNGAVVPRRRWPETPLQPGDSLEIVRPIQGG
- a CDS encoding PaaI family thioesterase, which encodes MPAIFEPRTPDWKARCLASFEQQPICRTLGIEMAAMEPGFCEMRLPFRADLTQQHGFFHAGMVSTLADNAGGYAALTLMPAGAEVLAVEFKINLMSPAKGDVMIARARVVKPGRTLVITQVEVSMLDGGVEKDCALMQQTTFCVMPK